A single window of Tenericutes bacterium MZ-XQ DNA harbors:
- a CDS encoding 4-(cytidine 5'-diphospho)-2-C-methyl-D-erythritol kinase produces the protein MIYEKAHAKINLVLDVNRKREDGYHDLKMIMIPIDLHDELTFKKHPEIQLSSDIEIKDNAIIKTACFIKDKYQVKDGVHITLKKRIPIGAGLAGGSADIAATIRGLNQLWNLNLENKELEEIALSLGSDTLFCLYERPAYVYGRGEHIEFLESPMIQNVYLFCPDIHVSTAQVFKHHVIEAHQSRFDQLLDLYKSKSWPTFYQSLYNDLLKTTFMCYPELKSIYQDLKEVDEHIMMSGSGSTFFMVNSNLNIPKMVKKAQKMGVKLIKTSIKT, from the coding sequence ATGATTTATGAAAAAGCACATGCAAAAATTAATCTTGTTTTAGATGTCAATCGAAAAAGAGAAGATGGTTATCATGATTTAAAAATGATAATGATACCCATAGATCTTCATGATGAACTCACATTTAAAAAACATCCTGAAATCCAGTTATCAAGTGATATTGAAATCAAAGATAACGCAATCATAAAAACAGCGTGTTTTATAAAAGATAAGTACCAAGTTAAAGATGGTGTACACATCACACTGAAAAAAAGGATTCCTATTGGTGCAGGACTTGCAGGTGGCTCAGCAGATATAGCAGCAACCATCAGAGGGCTTAATCAGTTATGGAATCTTAATTTGGAAAACAAAGAATTGGAAGAGATTGCCCTTTCTTTAGGTTCTGACACATTATTTTGTCTTTATGAAAGACCAGCTTATGTTTATGGTAGAGGAGAACATATAGAGTTCTTGGAATCCCCAATGATTCAAAATGTATATTTATTTTGTCCAGACATTCATGTTTCAACAGCACAAGTTTTTAAGCATCACGTGATTGAAGCACATCAATCTAGATTTGATCAGTTATTAGATCTATATAAATCTAAATCTTGGCCAACCTTCTATCAATCACTATATAACGACTTATTAAAAACTACATTCATGTGTTATCCAGAGTTAAAAAGCATTTATCAAGACTTAAAAGAAGTAGATGAACATATCATGATGAGTGGTAGCGGTTCTACCTTCTTTATGGTGAATTCAAATCTAAATATACCCAAAATGGTTAAAAAAGCCCAAAAAATGGGGGTTAAATTAATCAAAACAAGCATAAAAACGTAA
- a CDS encoding septation protein SpoVG codes for MKITDVRVKAVQSESRLRGVATITFDESFVVHDIRIIEGENGLFVAMPSKKTPNGTFRDIAHPIHGEMRKLIEDAIVQAYNELLESGQEE; via the coding sequence ATGAAAATTACAGATGTTAGAGTTAAAGCAGTTCAAAGCGAAAGTAGATTAAGAGGAGTAGCAACAATTACTTTTGATGAAAGTTTTGTTGTGCATGACATTAGAATCATCGAAGGTGAGAATGGTTTGTTTGTCGCTATGCCAAGTAAAAAGACTCCAAACGGAACTTTTAGAGACATCGCACACCCAATCCACGGTGAAATGAGAAAACTCATCGAAGATGCCATTGTTCAAGCTTATAATGAGTTATTAGAAAGCGGACAAGAAGAATAG
- a CDS encoding ribose-phosphate pyrophosphokinase, whose protein sequence is MSIVYGKKIKLFALSSNRKLAEEISKTSGIEISNVDVVKFADGEISVNIEESVRGHHVFVVQSTSAPANEHLMELLIFTDALKRASAKSVTVIMPYYGYSRQDRKSKSRQPITAKLVADMLQTAGISRVISIDLHAAQIQGFFDKPIDNFPATPLLADYFLNEKKLEDVIVVSPDHGGVTRARIFANIFQAPLAIIDKRRPEPNKAEVQNIIGKVKGKTAIMVDDIIDTAGTLVAGAQALLDAGAKEVYACATHAVFSADASDRIDKSVLKEVVVTDTIQLRDDCCSRKIKQLSIGPLLGQAILHIVNDEPISQIFDRITHKDDNE, encoded by the coding sequence ATGTCTATTGTTTATGGAAAAAAGATTAAATTGTTTGCGTTGAGCTCTAACAGAAAGTTAGCAGAAGAAATTTCAAAAACATCAGGAATAGAAATATCCAATGTGGATGTTGTGAAATTTGCTGATGGTGAAATATCAGTTAATATTGAAGAAAGTGTTAGAGGGCATCATGTTTTTGTTGTCCAATCAACATCAGCTCCAGCAAATGAGCATTTAATGGAATTGTTAATTTTTACAGATGCACTAAAAAGAGCATCAGCTAAGTCAGTAACTGTCATTATGCCTTACTATGGTTATTCAAGACAAGATAGAAAATCAAAATCAAGACAGCCTATTACAGCTAAACTTGTAGCAGATATGCTTCAAACAGCCGGTATTAGTCGAGTAATCTCAATTGATTTGCATGCAGCACAAATTCAAGGATTCTTTGATAAACCTATTGATAATTTTCCTGCCACACCACTTCTTGCAGATTATTTTTTAAATGAAAAGAAATTAGAAGACGTCATTGTTGTATCACCAGACCATGGTGGTGTGACAAGAGCAAGAATATTTGCTAATATTTTTCAAGCACCATTAGCGATTATAGATAAGAGACGACCTGAGCCTAATAAAGCAGAAGTTCAAAATATTATTGGTAAAGTCAAAGGGAAAACAGCAATTATGGTAGATGACATTATTGATACCGCAGGGACATTAGTTGCTGGCGCACAAGCTTTGCTTGATGCAGGTGCTAAAGAAGTATATGCATGTGCAACACATGCAGTGTTTTCTGCAGATGCTAGTGACAGAATCGATAAATCTGTTTTAAAAGAAGTTGTTGTTACTGATACAATCCAACTTAGAGACGATTGTTGTTCAAGAAAGATTAAACAATTATCTATTGGACCACTTCTTGGACAAGCTATATTACATATTGTTAATGATGAACCAATTAGTCAAATATTTGATCGAATAACACATAAGGATGATAATGAGTGA
- a CDS encoding aminoacyl-tRNA hydrolase — MKLIVGLGNPGSKYHNTRHNVGYMILDEFAKKHHLSFKLDTKFNGEITTLNKGSEKIIYLKPTTYMNLSGEAIIKVMKYYDIDLDDVLVFVDDINLDVGRLRLRALGGHGGHNGLRNIIGLCHSDEFKRVRVGVGLNSKLPLDHYVLSQFSKEDMITISIAIDKSIQIIEQFIDGVSFIDIMTTFNTQT; from the coding sequence GTGAAATTAATTGTAGGTTTAGGAAATCCTGGGAGTAAATATCATAATACCAGACATAATGTTGGATATATGATTTTAGATGAATTCGCAAAAAAACATCACCTATCATTTAAACTAGATACAAAGTTTAATGGGGAAATTACTACTCTAAATAAAGGATCTGAAAAAATTATATATTTAAAACCAACAACTTACATGAATCTTTCAGGTGAAGCCATCATTAAAGTCATGAAATATTATGATATTGATTTAGATGATGTATTAGTTTTTGTAGATGATATTAATCTCGATGTTGGTCGTCTTCGTTTAAGAGCTTTAGGTGGTCATGGCGGACATAACGGATTAAGAAACATTATTGGACTATGTCATTCCGACGAGTTTAAGCGTGTTAGGGTTGGCGTAGGTTTGAATTCAAAGCTACCACTTGATCATTATGTTTTAAGTCAATTCTCAAAAGAGGATATGATTACCATATCCATAGCGATTGATAAATCCATACAGATTATCGAACAATTTATTGATGGTGTATCATTTATAGATATCATGACAACATTTAACACCCAAACATAG